A section of the Patescibacteria group bacterium genome encodes:
- a CDS encoding sortase has translation MNNTDKNNLNITGDNLVEGEEISLGIEPKPDAGPERMVGSNHASENNLNPSGEVNNKPSQHKPSDHSQAIIGKIHRDYIMQRSRAHEDPKPSLGSARVDNDTISHQPATSQTRKASENSPSHLKTKHPDLHKPKINLMPQPAYKPKEFLVDTKKRRTSSMIRKIRSHKHWYNAKIIVGTVLVFVLLFNSQWFISQIIYLLPKSNTPSATAPVQPAPPQAPAEAEVVGPKNEIIIPKIGVTAPIIYTNTNNEPDVLVSLRDGVVHYFGTANPGEAGNAVFFGHSSNDWWEAGDYKFIFVLLEKMSPGDTYDIHYNSRKYSYLVTETKVVEANDLSVLNQTAEPISTIITCTPPGTSWRRFVVVAKQVAPVAASPPAASQPQTVPIQSSLPSAAPSIWDQIGSFFGGLFGGNNNPPQSPPEPTTLQRLPEVN, from the coding sequence ATGAACAACACAGATAAAAATAATCTAAATATAACTGGCGACAATCTTGTAGAAGGTGAAGAAATAAGCTTGGGAATAGAGCCCAAGCCTGATGCAGGACCTGAGCGCATGGTCGGTTCTAACCACGCCAGTGAAAATAATTTAAACCCTAGTGGCGAGGTTAATAACAAGCCCAGCCAGCATAAACCTAGCGATCATAGCCAAGCGATTATCGGCAAGATACATCGCGACTATATTATGCAAAGATCGAGAGCCCATGAAGATCCCAAGCCTTCGCTAGGCTCGGCCAGAGTCGACAACGATACAATTAGCCACCAGCCTGCCACCAGCCAGACTCGTAAAGCCTCAGAAAATAGTCCTAGCCATTTGAAGACCAAGCACCCTGATTTGCACAAGCCCAAAATTAACCTTATGCCGCAGCCGGCATACAAGCCTAAAGAGTTTTTAGTTGATACTAAGAAACGCAGGACTAGTAGTATGATCCGAAAAATACGATCACATAAGCACTGGTATAATGCCAAAATAATAGTTGGTACAGTTCTGGTTTTTGTTTTATTATTTAACTCCCAGTGGTTTATATCGCAAATTATATATCTACTACCAAAATCTAACACCCCCAGTGCAACTGCGCCTGTGCAGCCAGCCCCGCCGCAAGCCCCGGCGGAGGCCGAAGTGGTGGGCCCTAAAAATGAAATAATTATTCCTAAAATAGGCGTAACGGCCCCGATAATTTACACTAACACCAATAATGAACCAGATGTCTTGGTGTCACTCAGGGATGGTGTGGTGCATTACTTTGGCACCGCCAACCCTGGCGAGGCAGGCAATGCAGTGTTTTTTGGCCACTCAAGCAATGACTGGTGGGAGGCTGGTGATTACAAATTTATCTTTGTATTGCTCGAAAAGATGTCGCCCGGAGATACCTATGATATCCACTATAATTCCAGGAAATACAGCTACCTAGTTACCGAAACAAAAGTTGTTGAAGCTAACGATCTGTCGGTACTAAACCAAACAGCCGAGCCCATATCTACGATAATTACTTGTACGCCCCCAGGCACTAGCTGGCGTCGCTTTGTGGTTGTGGCCAAACAGGTGGCTCCAGTTGCTGCCTCACCTCCAGCTGCCTCGCAGCCCCAAACAGTACCTATTCAAAGCAGTCTGCCAAGTGCGGCACCTAGTATATGGGATCAAATAGGCAGCTTCTTCGGAGGTCTATTCGGTGGAAATAACAACCCGCCTCAGAGTCCACCAGAGCCAACTACCTTGCAGCGATTACCTGAAGTCAATTAA
- a CDS encoding glycosyltransferase: MKIAILHDWLNHKRGGAENVLFELAEMYPKADIFTLVYNPPKFDDKLGHRIIKTSGLQYFPAFIKKRPKLLLPFIRRAVGGLKLEGYDLVISSSTAWVKNANIKKGTRHVCYCYSPARMLWDSWPKYMLEMNLNTISRFYIVNLASSLRLWDYYQSQKAVEFIAISGFISDRIKKFYGQPSKVIYPPVDISKMAAVNTRNRQEYYLVLSVMSKYKNIELAIEAFIANGLKLVVAGDGPDLVRLKKLASSHPNISFEGRVSADQKSQLMREAKGFIFCNIEDFGITMVESIASGTAVLALRGGGATEIISDGVTGMFFDKPTEGSLNRAIVRFNKAFSGDYKLNNKYLASKFGRDRFVSQLRGFIDGE; encoded by the coding sequence ATGAAAATAGCAATATTGCACGATTGGCTCAACCACAAGCGCGGCGGGGCCGAAAATGTATTATTTGAACTAGCTGAAATGTACCCTAAAGCTGATATTTTCACTCTTGTATATAACCCCCCGAAGTTTGACGACAAGTTAGGCCACAGGATAATTAAAACCTCTGGCCTTCAGTATTTCCCGGCTTTTATTAAAAAAAGGCCAAAGCTACTACTACCATTTATTAGGCGTGCAGTTGGCGGGCTAAAGCTAGAAGGCTATGATCTTGTCATTAGCTCATCCACAGCCTGGGTTAAGAATGCTAATATCAAAAAAGGCACCAGACATGTCTGCTATTGCTATAGCCCAGCCAGGATGCTTTGGGATAGCTGGCCTAAATATATGCTTGAAATGAATCTCAACACCATATCCAGATTCTATATAGTGAATCTGGCATCAAGCCTGAGGCTTTGGGACTACTATCAAAGCCAAAAAGCAGTAGAATTTATTGCAATAAGTGGCTTTATTTCGGACCGAATCAAAAAGTTTTATGGCCAACCCAGCAAGGTTATATACCCTCCAGTAGATATCTCTAAGATGGCTGCGGTAAATACCCGTAACAGACAGGAATACTATTTGGTGCTTTCTGTCATGTCTAAATATAAGAACATTGAATTAGCTATCGAGGCTTTTATCGCAAACGGCCTAAAACTAGTCGTGGCAGGGGATGGTCCAGATTTGGTCAGGCTCAAAAAACTAGCCTCTAGCCACCCCAATATTAGCTTCGAGGGAAGGGTTAGCGCCGATCAGAAATCTCAGCTAATGCGGGAGGCCAAGGGCTTCATATTCTGTAATATCGAAGACTTCGGGATTACGATGGTTGAATCAATCGCCTCGGGCACAGCGGTATTGGCCTTAAGAGGTGGCGGGGCAACCGAAATTATCAGCGACGGCGTGACTGGCATGTTTTTTGACAAGCCCACCGAAGGCAGCCTTAATAGAGCAATCGTAAGATTTAATAAAGCTTTTAGTGGGGATTATAAGCTCAATAACAAATACTTAGCTAGTAAATTCGGGCGAGACAGGTTTGTTAGCCAGCTGAGAGGCTTTATTGATGGCGAATAA
- a CDS encoding O-antigen ligase family protein: protein MSSINQSLATAPQRLISWGIVAILLLMPFHAFFSIFFGYLGANQALVQSWKEILILLLTLIWILFQIYRQKLAFKVDPANILFIIIVFLSLLVTIVFRTNPEVVLLGIKTNLVAIAIYFIAQIPSPAKSFLKSNILWIVLIPGLLVSFLAIAQALIIPPDLLSKLGYNPETINPRQIIDGSIAFYRSFSTLGGPNQLGAYLLVPLGFAISYGIRSKNLWVGLSSLPILAAIFLSFSRSAWIGAIIVVFLAILLSVDKKKKIIFVVASAIFLIIAGFTVFNLSNKNQYVENVLLHGRYFENRIEGSDKYRLNAVTSAVEEISKSPLGHGLGTAGPASLKSSQPVVPENWFLQIAYEIGIFGLILYVMAFSFLLGDFIRNRHKPIAASLFAITAGLLAASMFLHVWADSTLVLIMFTLYGVYKSRTQ, encoded by the coding sequence ATGAGTAGCATCAACCAAAGCCTAGCTACCGCCCCCCAGCGTTTGATTAGCTGGGGGATTGTGGCAATATTACTGCTTATGCCCTTCCACGCGTTTTTCAGTATTTTCTTCGGCTATCTAGGTGCAAATCAAGCTCTAGTTCAGTCCTGGAAAGAAATTTTAATATTGCTTTTAACACTCATCTGGATATTGTTTCAGATTTATCGTCAGAAGCTAGCCTTTAAGGTAGATCCAGCCAATATATTATTTATCATAATAGTTTTCTTGAGCTTACTGGTGACTATTGTGTTTAGGACAAATCCCGAGGTCGTGTTGTTGGGTATTAAAACCAACCTAGTGGCAATTGCCATATACTTCATTGCTCAGATACCATCCCCAGCTAAGTCCTTTCTAAAATCAAACATTTTATGGATCGTACTCATACCGGGCTTGCTTGTGTCATTTTTGGCAATAGCTCAAGCTCTTATAATACCACCTGACTTACTGTCCAAATTAGGCTATAACCCAGAAACAATCAACCCAAGACAAATCATCGATGGCTCTATTGCCTTCTACAGATCTTTTTCTACTTTAGGTGGGCCTAATCAGCTTGGTGCTTATCTTTTGGTGCCACTGGGCTTTGCAATAAGCTACGGTATTAGATCTAAAAATTTATGGGTCGGGCTATCATCCTTACCTATTTTGGCAGCAATATTTTTAAGTTTCTCAAGAAGCGCTTGGATAGGAGCAATTATTGTGGTTTTCCTGGCAATCCTGCTCAGTGTAGATAAGAAGAAAAAAATCATTTTCGTTGTAGCATCGGCGATATTTTTAATAATTGCTGGCTTTACGGTATTTAATTTATCGAATAAGAATCAATATGTCGAGAATGTACTACTTCACGGAAGGTATTTCGAGAACAGGATTGAAGGCTCCGACAAATATAGACTAAACGCAGTTACCTCGGCCGTCGAGGAGATATCAAAATCTCCATTAGGCCACGGCTTGGGAACTGCTGGCCCAGCCAGCCTTAAATCTAGTCAGCCTGTAGTGCCCGAAAACTGGTTTTTGCAAATAGCCTACGAGATAGGAATATTTGGATTAATATTGTATGTAATGGCTTTCTCATTTTTATTAGGCGACTTTATTCGTAACAGACATAAGCCAATAGCCGCTAGCCTATTTGCTATTACCGCCGGCCTGCTTGCAGCCAGCATGTTTTTACATGTCTGGGCAGATTCTACTTTGGTACTTATTATGTTCACATTATACGGGGTGTATAAATCGAGGACTCAATGA
- a CDS encoding PEGA domain-containing protein: MISQKTRASLTITVGTLLVTFGTLLLVAIASGYRIDFFKGEISATGLALLNTSPSGSSIKINSQKISPKTPYRLENVNTGPLRVQYSKPNYLDWQADFFVRAGQVTFADYALLIPTQINPKIIADPIIFSSVASASKSSKMFATVDSPSNIYEITSSDNFRKIVEFPINSSIKPPNKLSAPIISPDGNSLLTRASYEDGTATTFWLNTNSGELRDIDNIFGPKTTNLTINPKNSKEVFGLGSSQVKKLNAENSNTITLPMSSVLSYQIDDDYIFTLEGLSPATSGQFLVRYDHNGNNRYVLYQYPPTAVPWNIIPSKLSGEVELALHDPSTGGLHIFSKVNGKYLSSFIGLGNSLPSFSPTGRFISFITESKLRTIDIEYTDRFYTQLEAAQELRWLTDYQIIVTTPSGLEIVDYNGFNKTKIPPSATPDAGYSTALKADTKSIYFIASGKINYYSLQPKTGLIDFR, encoded by the coding sequence ATGATATCACAAAAAACCCGTGCTTCTCTAACCATAACCGTCGGCACTTTGCTGGTCACATTTGGTACCCTACTTTTGGTGGCAATTGCTTCAGGCTACAGGATTGACTTTTTTAAGGGTGAAATATCAGCTACTGGCCTGGCCTTGTTAAACACCAGCCCATCAGGATCCTCAATTAAAATTAATTCTCAAAAGATAAGTCCCAAAACTCCCTACAGGCTCGAAAATGTTAATACTGGACCGCTTCGAGTCCAGTATAGCAAGCCTAATTACCTCGATTGGCAGGCGGACTTTTTTGTTCGAGCTGGCCAGGTGACCTTTGCAGATTATGCACTTCTAATCCCTACCCAAATTAATCCTAAAATCATAGCTGACCCCATTATATTTAGCAGCGTGGCCTCAGCCTCGAAAAGCTCTAAAATGTTTGCTACGGTTGATTCGCCTTCTAATATATACGAGATAACCAGCTCGGATAATTTCCGCAAGATAGTAGAGTTCCCCATCAACAGCTCAATTAAGCCTCCTAATAAGCTTTCCGCACCAATAATAAGCCCCGATGGCAATTCACTACTTACCCGCGCTAGCTATGAAGATGGCACAGCCACTACTTTCTGGCTCAATACTAACTCCGGAGAATTGCGCGATATTGACAATATATTTGGGCCCAAGACCACCAACCTAACTATTAACCCAAAAAACTCAAAAGAAGTTTTTGGGCTTGGTAGTAGCCAAGTAAAAAAACTTAACGCCGAAAACAGCAACACCATAACCCTGCCAATGTCTTCGGTGCTAAGCTATCAAATAGATGATGACTATATTTTTACGCTGGAGGGTCTCTCGCCTGCCACCAGTGGCCAGTTCTTGGTAAGGTACGATCATAATGGTAATAATAGATATGTGCTCTATCAATACCCGCCTACGGCAGTACCATGGAATATTATCCCTTCTAAGCTTTCTGGAGAAGTCGAACTAGCTCTCCACGATCCAAGCACTGGTGGACTACACATATTTTCTAAGGTTAACGGCAAATACCTAAGCTCTTTTATTGGGCTTGGTAACTCGTTGCCTAGTTTTAGCCCTACCGGCAGGTTCATTAGCTTTATCACAGAATCTAAACTAAGAACAATCGACATAGAGTACACTGATCGCTTTTATACCCAGCTAGAGGCTGCGCAGGAGCTTCGCTGGCTGACAGATTACCAGATAATTGTTACCACGCCAAGCGGGCTAGAGATAGTCGACTATAACGGCTTCAACAAAACCAAGATCCCGCCGTCGGCAACCCCCGACGCTGGATATAGTACTGCCCTTAAGGCCGACACCAAATCTATCTACTTTATAGCCTCAGGCAAAATCAACTACTACAGCCTCCAGCCCAAGACTGGCTTAATTGACTTCAGGTAA
- a CDS encoding rod shape-determining protein, producing the protein MFNKRIAIDLGTANTRVYIPKKGLVANEPSVVAISVDDNRIIAIGNDAKEMLGRTPDIITASRPLKNGVIANYRITEALLKYFINKITGHVRLTRPELMISVPTGVTSTERRAVIDAAIAAGAKKVYIIRAPVAAAIGANVPISAPAGNLVVDIGEGTTEVAIISLGGIVAQNSVRVGGGRISSAIADHIRKKHGLVIGVQTAEDIKTKVGSATALDKPKKMQVRGRDVVGGLPKTIEVSSTEVTGAIKDRLDEIIMAVKAVLEQTPPELSSDIIDRGMIITGGGALLRNIDKLMTKVTGVPAYIAEDPMLCVIKGAGAALENLDEYIRSVISSK; encoded by the coding sequence ATGTTTAATAAAAGAATTGCAATAGACCTTGGCACAGCAAACACTAGGGTATATATCCCCAAGAAAGGCCTTGTGGCTAATGAGCCATCGGTGGTGGCTATTAGCGTTGATGATAATCGAATAATTGCCATCGGAAATGATGCTAAGGAAATGTTAGGTCGAACCCCAGACATCATTACGGCCTCCAGGCCTCTGAAGAACGGTGTAATAGCAAACTATCGGATCACTGAGGCACTGCTGAAGTATTTTATCAACAAGATAACAGGCCATGTTAGGCTGACTAGGCCAGAATTAATGATTAGCGTGCCGACTGGAGTAACATCTACCGAGCGTAGAGCAGTAATAGATGCAGCTATCGCCGCAGGTGCTAAAAAGGTTTATATAATTAGGGCGCCTGTCGCTGCGGCAATTGGGGCTAATGTCCCGATTTCGGCTCCAGCTGGCAATTTAGTAGTTGATATCGGCGAAGGTACTACCGAAGTAGCGATAATTTCGTTAGGGGGTATTGTAGCCCAAAACTCCGTTAGGGTCGGTGGTGGTCGTATTAGCTCCGCCATAGCTGATCACATCAGAAAAAAACATGGCCTAGTAATTGGCGTTCAGACAGCTGAGGACATTAAGACAAAAGTTGGCTCGGCAACTGCCCTTGATAAGCCCAAAAAGATGCAAGTCCGAGGCCGAGATGTGGTCGGGGGTCTCCCGAAGACAATCGAAGTCAGCAGCACTGAGGTAACGGGGGCTATTAAAGATCGCTTAGATGAAATTATTATGGCCGTCAAGGCCGTACTGGAACAAACTCCACCGGAACTCTCCAGCGATATTATCGACAGAGGCATGATTATAACTGGCGGTGGGGCACTATTAAGAAACATCGACAAACTCATGACAAAAGTCACTGGGGTACCAGCCTATATTGCCGAAGATCCAATGCTTTGCGTAATTAAGGGCGCCGGTGCGGCTCTTGAGAACCTTGATGAATATATACGGAGCGTAATAAGTAGCAAATGA
- the murA gene encoding UDP-N-acetylglucosamine 1-carboxyvinyltransferase, with amino-acid sequence MQKLIIEGPTKLEGTIKISGSKNHALPMLASMLLTTKDVIVHNIPDIADVEVMISILEVFGVRIERTRSGLICNAENAQPRIVPAELTQKLRASLLILGPALARFGEVDLGYPGGDMIGARPIDSHLNGLKALGADIQSDTDHIKIRGKLKPGRVLLDEISVTATENLVLAAVLTEGQTEIRMAATEPHIVGLCEFLNSLGADIQGIGSHVLIVNGVKELSGGEGRIIPDYLEAGTFAIAAAASGGEMLIEDFMVNDNDALLNTFSRMGVNYKILSPSSIKVLTSKRINAIKVRTDIFPGFPSDLQAPLAVLCTQAHGVSEIFETMYEGRLQYLFELQRMGAHVNVRDSHSGLVEGPTVLHGTDLISFDVRAGATILIAGVIAHGKTTIDRIEHIDRGYEHFDGRLRSLGAKISRIGS; translated from the coding sequence TTGCAAAAATTAATTATTGAAGGCCCAACAAAGCTAGAGGGCACTATTAAAATCTCTGGTAGTAAGAACCACGCCCTCCCAATGCTGGCCTCAATGCTACTAACCACTAAAGATGTTATTGTTCACAATATCCCGGATATCGCCGACGTAGAAGTTATGATTAGTATTTTGGAGGTATTCGGTGTGAGGATTGAGCGCACCAGAAGCGGTTTGATCTGCAACGCCGAGAACGCTCAGCCTCGAATAGTGCCCGCCGAGCTAACTCAAAAGCTCCGGGCATCTTTGCTTATTCTGGGGCCCGCTCTGGCCCGTTTTGGCGAAGTCGATCTAGGCTACCCGGGAGGCGATATGATAGGCGCTCGCCCGATAGATTCGCATCTTAATGGCCTAAAGGCTTTGGGCGCTGATATTCAGTCCGATACCGACCACATTAAAATTCGTGGTAAGCTCAAACCGGGCCGCGTGCTACTCGATGAAATTAGTGTCACCGCAACCGAGAATCTTGTGTTGGCCGCAGTACTCACAGAGGGCCAGACCGAAATTAGAATGGCTGCTACTGAGCCTCATATTGTCGGTTTATGCGAATTTTTAAACAGCCTCGGTGCTGACATCCAGGGTATTGGGAGCCATGTTTTAATCGTTAACGGGGTTAAAGAGCTATCTGGAGGTGAAGGCCGAATTATACCAGACTATCTAGAGGCTGGTACTTTTGCGATCGCTGCTGCTGCCTCTGGCGGAGAAATGCTTATTGAAGATTTTATGGTAAACGATAATGATGCGCTATTGAATACCTTTTCTAGAATGGGCGTAAATTATAAAATACTAAGCCCCTCCAGTATAAAAGTCCTAACGAGCAAGCGGATAAATGCCATTAAGGTCAGAACTGATATCTTCCCAGGCTTTCCAAGCGATCTCCAGGCTCCTCTTGCTGTACTGTGTACTCAGGCCCACGGTGTATCCGAAATTTTCGAGACAATGTACGAGGGCAGGCTTCAATACTTATTCGAGCTCCAGCGCATGGGCGCGCATGTCAATGTTCGCGATAGCCACTCTGGGCTGGTAGAGGGCCCAACCGTACTGCACGGAACAGATTTAATATCCTTCGATGTGAGGGCTGGCGCAACAATACTAATCGCCGGGGTAATCGCTCATGGGAAAACCACCATCGATCGAATAGAGCATATCGACCGAGGATATGAGCACTTTGATGGTCGGCTACGATCATTAGGGGCAAAAATATCCCGAATTGGCTCCTAA
- a CDS encoding WecB/TagA/CpsF family glycosyltransferase, whose protein sequence is MANKSIDILGVRIDILKISQINEIILDRANRVSGDPLVVFKPYVEFLALSARNDDIRALLGKSDYNVADSSALQWAASYLYGSPKKISAIKSLLFKIHSIAWRSQVIPQRMGGVDQTIPLLKLASDNNFKIGILGGPKDVDRTQQQLLKRFKGIDLKVWSGYYSASSEAQLVKQISDSKLDILFCAMGFPKQEYFIVNNRAKLAAKVLIGEGGSFDYDSLGGPLKRAPALLRRLSLEWLWRLLLQPRRAVRQLSIPIFIAKVIKQKSIQK, encoded by the coding sequence ATGGCGAATAAATCTATAGATATACTTGGGGTCAGGATTGATATTCTTAAGATTTCGCAAATCAACGAGATTATCCTGGACCGGGCTAACAGAGTTTCGGGTGATCCACTGGTTGTTTTTAAGCCCTATGTTGAGTTTCTTGCATTGTCAGCGCGAAATGATGATATTCGAGCACTGCTAGGCAAATCCGATTATAATGTCGCCGATTCGTCTGCCCTGCAATGGGCAGCTAGTTATTTATATGGGTCGCCCAAGAAGATATCAGCGATAAAAAGCTTACTTTTTAAGATCCATTCAATCGCCTGGCGCAGCCAAGTTATACCGCAGCGAATGGGAGGGGTAGACCAGACAATCCCATTATTAAAGCTGGCCAGTGATAATAATTTTAAGATCGGTATCCTTGGTGGCCCAAAGGATGTAGATAGAACTCAGCAGCAACTGCTTAAAAGGTTTAAGGGCATTGATCTTAAGGTTTGGTCTGGGTATTACAGTGCCTCCAGTGAGGCCCAGCTAGTAAAACAAATATCTGATAGTAAATTAGATATCCTATTCTGTGCTATGGGCTTTCCCAAACAAGAATATTTTATAGTCAATAATCGTGCAAAGCTCGCTGCTAAAGTCTTAATAGGCGAGGGGGGTAGCTTCGATTATGATTCTCTTGGGGGACCCCTAAAACGAGCGCCAGCCTTGCTCCGGCGATTGAGCCTCGAGTGGTTATGGCGTTTACTGCTTCAGCCTAGGCGAGCCGTCAGGCAATTATCTATCCCA